The proteins below are encoded in one region of Aquisphaera giovannonii:
- a CDS encoding type II toxin-antitoxin system Phd/YefM family antitoxin, producing the protein MKTTTLTSREFNQDTGRAKKAAALGPVFITDRGKPAHVLLSIEEYQRLTGGQGSIVDALGLPPGVEDIEVEFPRPRERHRPADFS; encoded by the coding sequence ATGAAGACAACGACCCTGACCAGCCGCGAATTCAACCAGGACACCGGCCGGGCGAAGAAGGCGGCCGCGCTGGGCCCGGTCTTCATCACCGACCGGGGAAAGCCGGCACACGTCCTGCTCAGCATCGAGGAATACCAGCGGCTCACCGGGGGTCAGGGGAGCATCGTCGACGCACTCGGGCTGCCCCCCGGAGTCGAGGACATCGAGGTTGAGTTTCCGCGACCGCGAGAGCGGCACCGGCCGGCGGACTTCTCGTGA
- a CDS encoding FmdB family zinc ribbon protein, protein MPLYEFRCKSCSKTFDDKETFAEHDKHPELKCPHCGSKDVEPVITPVEVRTSKKS, encoded by the coding sequence ATGCCTCTGTACGAATTCCGCTGCAAGTCGTGCTCGAAGACCTTCGACGACAAGGAGACCTTCGCCGAGCACGACAAGCATCCCGAGCTGAAATGTCCCCACTGCGGGAGCAAGGACGTGGAGCCGGTCATCACGCCCGTCGAGGTGAGGACCTCGAAGAAGTCTTGA